CATCGACACGGCCGAACCCGTCAGCTCCAGAACGCTCGTGGCCCGTCACTTCAGGGAGCTCAGCTCGGCGACCATCCGTAACGAGATGGCCGAGCTCGAGGCGGCCGGCTTTCTCAAGCAGCCCCACAAGTCGGCCGGAAGGGTGCCCACGGAAAAGAGCTTCCGGTTCTACGTGGACAGCCTCCTGAAGCCGCGGGGACCCTTCGAGTACGACACCAGGCGCATTAAAAAGGCGCTCCTCCACAACAGACCGGCCGACGAGACGGTGCGCGAGACGCTCAAGGTCCTCACCGGGCTCACGTCGTGCGCCGGATTCGTCCTCGTCCCCAGGGCAAGCCGCTTTGTCATAAGGCATATAAAGTGCCTCAAGCTCAACAGCGAGCAGATGATGGTCGTCATCGTCTCCCAGTCGGGCCTGCTCCAGAGCCGCGTGATAGTGATGGACGACGCCCTCAGGCGCCTCGACTTCGAAAAGGTCTCCAACTACCTGAGTTCCATAGCCGAGGGGCTCGACTACAGGGAGCTCCGCAAAAGGCTCCTCGACGAGATGAGGAGCGAGAGGAGCCTGTACAACGACCTGCTCGGCAACGCGCTCAGACTGAGCGACGCGGTCTTCGACGACGGTGGGGCGAGCGACCCCGACGCCATCATCTTCGAGGGCAAGACCAACGTCTTCGAGCAGCCCGAGTTCAGGCGCGACGTGGAGCGCATGCGCGAGCTCTACGACGCCTTCGAGGAGAAGAGCCTGCTGGTGAAGATAATCGACAAGAGCATGGACGAGGCGGGCATCCACATCTTCATGGGATCGGAGAGCGAGGTCAAGGAGTTCGAGGGCCTGGGCTTCGTCACCGCGCCCTACACGCGGGACGGCGACATCATAGGTACCCTCGGCGTGGTGGGTCCCATGAGGATGGACTACTCCAAGATAGTGCCGCTCGTCGATTTCACGGCCTGCACCCTCGGCAAGGTCTTCTGAATCCCGACCGTCACCGGTCGGTCCTTTCCCCGGCGCTCGGAGCCGCCGGGATTGACGTGCAAACTACGGAGTGGTGTTTTCATGACGCCGAAAGAGAGAGGAGAAGCGGTGGAAGAGAAGGTCGAGCTCAGCTCGAAGCCGGACGAGGCCGCCGGCGGGCGCGACGGCGAAGAGGGGAGCGCGGTCGAAGACGAGGCGCGCCGTCTCAAGGAAGAGCTCGACGCCATGGGACGGGAGCTCGACGAGATGAAGAATCTCTACCTGCGAAGCTGCGCCGAGCTCGAAAACTACAGGAAGCGGGTCGAAAAGGAGAAGGCCTCGCACCTGCTCTACGCCAACGAGCGTCTCGTAAAGGAGCTTCTGCCCGTCATCGACAACCTCGACAGGGCCCTCGCCCACTCGGAGAGCGAGATCGACCCGGCCAAAGGGCTCGAAAGCCTGAGGAACGGACTGCGCCTCACCGTCAAGGAACTCGAAAAGGTGCTCGACAGGTTCGGCCTCAAGGCCGTGAAGGCCGTGGGCGAGCGTTTCGACCCGACGATCCACGAGGCCATAAGTCACGAAGAGAGCGCCGACAACGAGGCCGGCACCGTCATAAAGGAGTTCCAGAAGGGCTACATGCTCAACGACAGACTCGTCCGCCCGGCCATCGTCGCCGTCGCCAAGGAGCCGCGCGGCGACGACGAAGACAGTTGACGCGGACCGGACAGGCCCCTCTTCACCAATGAGCCGAAGGACACGGCCTTAAAAAGTCTGCCCCTCATCTCTTAAGGAGACTCTGATTAATTGCACTGGGGGAAACTTTCTGTAGAAGGGCCACAGGCCCACGTTTCCCCCAGACCCCCTTCAAAGACTTTTAATTCCCTGCGGATCATCCCGATTTTGCAAGCAAAATCGGGATGATCCGCAGGGCGTTGAAAGTTTTTGGAGGGAGTCTGAGGGAACCTTTTTACAAAAAGGTTCCCTCAGTGTAATAAATTAGAGCTCCCTTAAGAGAGTCGTCGGAGGGGGCCGGAAAGGGTTTGGATGTCTGAGAAGGACTATTACAAGATACTCGGCGTGGACCGTGACGCGACGCAGGAGGATATAAAGCGCGCCTTCCGCAGGCTCGTTCACGAGCATCATCCCGACAAGCACAAGGGAGATCCCGAGGCCGAAGAGCGTTTCAAGGCCATAAACGAGGCATACGAGACGCTCAAGGATCCCGAAAAGCGCGCCCGCTATGATCGTTTCGGCTTCGCAGGCACCGGCGCGGGGCACCGGGAGCCGGGCTTCGGCGTCGATTTTCAGGACTTCTTCGGCGACGTCTTCGCCGACTTCTTCGGCGCCGGAAGGCGCAGAAGCGCTCCGCGCAGGGGCGCCGACCTCCGCTACGACCTCGACATCACCTTCGAGGAGGCGGCCTTCGGCGCGGAAAAGACCATCAAGGTGCCGAGGACCGTGGCCTGCGCCACCTGCGGCGGCTCGGGCGCAAGGCCGGGCACCGCTCCGGCCCGCTGCGCAACCTGCGAGGGCAAGGGGCAGGTGCGCTACCAGCAGGGGTTTTTCAGCATATCGAGACCGTGTTCCGCCTGCGGCGGCACGGGGAGCGTCATAACCGACCCATGCAGGGAGTGTCGCGGCTCGGGCAAGAAGAGGGAGACCCACTCGCTCAAGGTCAAGATTCCCGGCGGTGTGGACACTGGCTCGCGGCTGCGTCTCGCCGGCGAGGGCGAGTACGGCGAGAGGGGAGGTCCTCCGGGCGACCTCTACATCGTGCTCAACGTACTGCCCCATCCCATATTCAAGCGCCAGGACGACGACATACTCTGCGAGGTCCCCATAAGCTTCACCCAGGCCGCCCTCGGAGCCGAGATAGAGGTGCCCACCCTGGAGGGACCGGTGAGGCTCAAGATACCGCCGGGCACCCAGTCGGGCAAGACATTCAGGCTCGCCTCCAAGGGCATCGCCTCCCTCCATACGGGCCGCCGGGGCGACGAGCACGTGGTCATAAGGGTGGAGACGCCCACGTCGCTCACCGAGCGCCAGCGCGAGCTTCTCGAGGAGTTCGCCGCCATAAGCGGCGAGGAGACCACGCCGCTGAAGAAGAACTTCTTCTCCAAGGTCAAGGAGATGTTCGGATGAGGGCCGCTCCGTCCCGCCGGCGGGAGGGAGCGGAGGCGGGCCGGGGCGCCGGCCGGGCGTCGCTCTCCCTGGGAGGAGGAGCCCTGCTCGCCGCCCTCGCCGCCATGCTCCTCTTTACGCCGGCCCGGGGGGCAGCCGAGCAGTACTGGTCCCAGTCGTCGGCGCGCAGCCTCCTGGCCTCCATCATCGAGGAACTCGAGACGAAGGGACCGCTCGACGAGGTGGTCTCCGAGCTCGAAGGCTTCATAGCAAGCCATCCCTTCTCCTACGTGACCGACGAGGCCGTCATCAGGGCGGCCGACATCTTCAGGGAGAGAGAGGAGTTCGACAAGGCCTCCTACTACTACGAGAGGCTCCTCGAGTACTTCCCGCTCAGCGACTTCAAGCTCGACGCCCTGTACGGGCTCGCCTACTGCCGCTACCGCGACGGCCGCATAAAGGAGGCGCGGGACCTGCTCGACTCGGTCGTCGCAAGCGACGAGGCCACGCTCACCCGGCGCGTGCGCGCCCATATCCTCCTGCGCGAGCTCGACTCGCTCGAGCGCTACGCGGCGCTCGGCAAGTCCGCCCCCCCGCCGAGGGCCATAGGGGCGCTCCTTCCGCTCAAGGGCGATTACGCCGTCTTCGGCGAGGAGGCCCTGAGGGGCGTGCTCCTTGCGGCCGGTGTCTTCGATGGCGACGGCGCCGACGTGGAGATCGTCGTCGAAGAACTCGACGGAGACCCGGCCGGCGCCGTCAAGGCCGTAAGGCGCCTGGCCTCGGACGAGCGGGTGGTGGCGCTGGTGGGGCCCCTTCTGAGCAGGACCGCATCGGTCGTGGGAAAGGCCGCCCAGAAGGCGAAGATACCGGTCATCGAGCTCTCCCAGCGAAAGGACGTACAGAAGACGGGAGAGTACGTCTTCCGCAACTTCATGACGCCCAGACAGCAGGCCGCCGCCGTGGCGCGCTACGCCGTCAGGACCCTCGGGCTCAGGCGCTTCGCCGTCCTCTATCCCAAGAACCACTACGGCAGGGAGCTTGCCGGCTACTTCAAGCGCGAGGTCCTCTCCCTGGGCGCTACGGTCGTGGGGCAGATGGGTTACGCCGACAGGCAGACCGACTTCGCCGAGGAGCTCAAGGAGCTCTTCGGTGTGACCGTGGAGGAGAGGATGGAGGGGCGCCGTCACATAACGGAGTTCACCTACGCAAAGGAGATAGACGCCCTCTACATACCGGACTACTACGACACGGTCTCCATCATCGCGCCTTATCTGGCCTACTACAACATAAAGGACGTGCAGCTTCTCGGCTCCAACGGATGGAACTCGCCTCGGCTCGTGGAGCTCGCCGGAGAGTACGTGGAAGGGGCCGTCTTCGTCGACGGCTTCTTCGCGGGCACCGACAGGGCGCAGACGCTGGACTTCATCAACGGCTTCACCGACACCTACGGCCGCGAGCCAGGCATCATCGGGGCCCACGCCTACGATGCCGCCAGGATGCTTCTTGCGGCCATAGAGGGCGGGGCATCGAGCCGCGAAGAGGTGCGCCGCCGGCTGCTCGAGGGCGGCGGCCTCGACGGGGCCACGGGCGATATCGTCATGGGCGGCGACGGCGAGGCCCGAAAGCCGCTCTTCCTGCTTACCGTCAAGGGAAGGCGCATCGTGGAGGCGCCGCGGCCCCCGGCGGAGCCGTCCGGCGCCGAGGGCCGCGGTGCCGGCGGGGGCGGTCCCTGAGAGGTTCGGCCCGCGCCAGGCGGGGTCTTTTACGCCTTTGCGGGCCGAACCTCTCAGGGACCGCCGAAGACCCGAATAACATAGGGGGGGAGCGCGGGGGGACGCGAGCCCTGGGTCCTTCCATGAAAAGTCCGCCCAGGGGGCGCCCGATCCTGAGTCGTCGTCTCTTGAATGGCGGAGCGGGGGCCGCTTGGGCGCGCCAGGCGGGGTTTGTTACGCCTTTGCGCCCAGGCGGTCCCCGCTCCGCCCGGGCAGAGTGAGGGGTTTCCAGCAGGGAGCCTCTGATTGGTCCCCGGGGGAACCGTGGGGCTGTGACCCTTTGCAAAAAGGTTCCCTCAGACTCCCTCCAAAAACTCTTAACGCCCTGCGGATCATCCCGATTTTGCTTGCAAAATCGGGATGATCCGCAGGGAATTAAAAGTCTTTGAAGGGGGTCTGGGGGAAACTTTCTACAGAAAGTTTCCCCCAGAGTAGTTAATCGGAGTTTCCGGAAAAAAGAGACGGAGGGGCTGCCATGGGGCTTACGCACATAGACGAGCGGGGTAAGGCGAAGATGGTGGATGTGACGGCCAAGGACGTCACCGAGCGCAGGGCCGTGGCGTCCTGTTCCGTGACGATGAGGCCCGAGACGCTGGAGCTCGTGCTCGCAAACGAGATGAAAAAGGGCGATGTGCTCGGTGTGGCCCGCATAGCGGGCATCATGGCCGCCAAGCGCACGGACCGGATCATCCCGCTGTGCCATCCGCTCAACATCACGTCCGTGGACGTCGACTTCCGGCCCGACCGCGACACCTCTTCCATAGCCGTCAGCGCCACGGTCAAGGTGGCCTCGCGCACCGGCGTCGAGATGGAGGCCCTTACGGCCGTCTCGGCGGCGGCCCTCACCATCTACGACATGTGCAAGGCCGTCGACAAGGAGATGGTCATCTCCGACATAAGGCTCGAAGAGAAGAGCGGGGGGCGAAGCGGCGAGTTCAGGAGGCGCGGTTGAATTGATGTTGAACAATGGAACCCTTTCGGGTTATACTACGCAGATGATGGACAAAAACAGACTGGAAAAATTCAGGGAACTGCTCAACGGCCAGCTCGACTCCCTGCTGAGCGAAGCGGGCAAGGCCGTGAGCGGCATGAGCGCGTCCAAGGACGACAACTTCCCCGACCCCACCGACAGGGCCTCCCACGAGACGGACAGGAACTTCCTTCTGCGGGTCAAGGATCGCGAGCGCAAGCTCATCGCCAAGATACGGGAGGCGCTCAAGAGGATAGACGACGGCACTTACGGCGTCTGCGAGCTCTGCGGCGAGGAGATATCGGAGAAGCGGCTCGAGGCGAGACCGGTCACCACCTACTGTATAGAGTGCAAGAAAGAGGCGGAAGAGGAGGAGCGCCAGCAGAAGGGTGTTATGTAGAGGGCCTTCCTCGCAGCTCCCCGGCGGTCTCTTCTTCATGGGAACGGGGAGGCCCGCCGCAGCCCCTTCGCCGAGGAGGGGGCGCCTTCGCTATCCCCTCTGAAAAAAGGTGTAATCCATGCCCGAGCTGAGAAAAGACCCCATTATCGGCCGCTGGGTCATCATCTCCACGGAACGCGGAAAGCGTCCTTCCGAGTTCCTCGTCCCCAAGCCTTCGACGAAACAGGGGTTCTGCCCCTTCTGTCCCGGCAACGAAGACAAGACCCCGCCGGAGATCATCGCTTACCGCAGCGGGGGCGGCGCGCCCAATACCCCTGGCTGGCACATCCGGGTTGTCTCCAACAAGTACCCGGCCCTCAAGATAGAGGGCAAGCTCGAGCGCGAGGGCGACGGCATCTACGACAAGATGAGCGGCGTGGGCGCCCACGAGGTGATAATCGACGCGCCGGGACACAAGGACACCCTCTCCACGGTGGACGCCAAGCAGTTCGAGGAAGTCCTCTGGGCATACAGGGACAGGATCATCGATCTCAAGAAGGACCCGCGCATCCGTTACATCCTCATCTTCAAGAACCACGGCGAGGCGGCCGGGGCCTCGCTCGAACACTCCCACTCCCAGCTCATCGCGCTCCCCATCATACCCAAGCGGGTGGCCGAGGAACTCGACGGCTCGCTCGAGTACTTCAACTACAAGGAGAGGTGCCTTTTCTGCGACATCATCCGCCAGGAGACGATGCAGGGCGAGAGGGTCGTCGCCGAGAGCCAGGACTTCCTCGCCGTGGCCCCCTATGCGCCCAAGGCCCCCTTCGAGGTCTGGATCCTTCCGAAGTCCCATCAGTCCAACTTCGAGGACGCCCAGAAGACCCATTACGAGGACCTGGCGAGACTCTTTTCAGAGGTGCTCAGGAAGATAGACAAGGTGCTCAATTTCCCCCCCTACAACTTCATCCTCCACAGCGCCCCCCTCAAGGACGGAGAGTTGCAGCACTATCACTGGCACTTCGAGATAATGCCCAAGCTCATGAAGATGGCCGGCTTCGAGTGGGGCTCCGGTTTCTACATCAATCCCACGCCTCCCGAAGAGGCCGCCAGGTTCCTGAGGGACGCCAAGGTCTGAAAGCGCCGCGCCCATCCCGCCGCACATCCTTTCTCGATGGGCCTTCGCGGCCGGAGTCCCCGGAGGCTTGATCGAACCGATGGGATACGACATCCTCAGCACCGTCATAGAGCTTACCGACGGTCCCGGCGCTCTGAGAAAGAGGCTTGCCGCCGTGGCGAGGCTGCTCGTCGAGACCCATCGCTTCGATCAGTGCGCCGTATACGAATACGACGCGCGCGAGAGGAGTTTTTCGCTGCTGGCCGTCCACGGCGCGAGGGCGGGCCGCAAGAGGTCCTACATGGCGGGGGAGGGGCTCGTGGGCCGTCTCTCCAGGGAGCGCGGGGTGCTGGAGTCGCACGGCGGCACCCTGGACTCCGACAAGGGGTTTGCGCCGTACTCGAGCGCCTACGTCTTCACCCTCTCCGACACGACGCGCCTGTACGGCGCGCTCTGCCTGAAGTCCTTCGAGCCGTACAGGCTCTCGGGCCACGCCATGGAGCTCCTCAAGGTGATAGCGCTCCAGATGGCCTCGGTCATGAAGTGCGACCGCATATACAGGGGGCTCCGTACATCGCTCAAGGACCTGAAGCTCATGCAGTCGCGGCTCGTCCACGCCGAGAAGTTCCTGGCCCTTGGCGACATGGCCGCCACGCTGGCGCACCAGATAAAGAATCCGCTCGTGAGCATCGGGGGCCTTGCATCGAGGATCGGCAGGTCCCTGGACGCCGACTCGGCGTGCGCCCCCTACGTGCGGCGCCTCGTGAGCGAGGTGCGCCGCCTCGAGGAGATTCTTGAGGCCATTGTCGGCTACTCGGAGGACAGGGGCGCGCGCTTTGCCGAGGTCGAACTGAACGGGCTCGTAGACGCCTCGCTCCACAACTTCGACGAGCAGTTGCGGGTCCACCGCATCGAGGTGCGGCGCACGCGCCGCGGCGGCCGGCTCCTCACCTTCGGCGACGGGGAACAGCTCAAAATTGCTTTTGACA
The sequence above is a segment of the Deltaproteobacteria bacterium genome. Coding sequences within it:
- the galT gene encoding galactose-1-phosphate uridylyltransferase, with the protein product MPELRKDPIIGRWVIISTERGKRPSEFLVPKPSTKQGFCPFCPGNEDKTPPEIIAYRSGGGAPNTPGWHIRVVSNKYPALKIEGKLEREGDGIYDKMSGVGAHEVIIDAPGHKDTLSTVDAKQFEEVLWAYRDRIIDLKKDPRIRYILIFKNHGEAAGASLEHSHSQLIALPIIPKRVAEELDGSLEYFNYKERCLFCDIIRQETMQGERVVAESQDFLAVAPYAPKAPFEVWILPKSHQSNFEDAQKTHYEDLARLFSEVLRKIDKVLNFPPYNFILHSAPLKDGELQHYHWHFEIMPKLMKMAGFEWGSGFYINPTPPEEAARFLRDAKV
- the hrcA gene encoding heat-inducible transcription repressor HrcA, which gives rise to MWDFGELSERARKILGAVVREFIDTAEPVSSRTLVARHFRELSSATIRNEMAELEAAGFLKQPHKSAGRVPTEKSFRFYVDSLLKPRGPFEYDTRRIKKALLHNRPADETVRETLKVLTGLTSCAGFVLVPRASRFVIRHIKCLKLNSEQMMVVIVSQSGLLQSRVIVMDDALRRLDFEKVSNYLSSIAEGLDYRELRKRLLDEMRSERSLYNDLLGNALRLSDAVFDDGGASDPDAIIFEGKTNVFEQPEFRRDVERMRELYDAFEEKSLLVKIIDKSMDEAGIHIFMGSESEVKEFEGLGFVTAPYTRDGDIIGTLGVVGPMRMDYSKIVPLVDFTACTLGKVF
- the grpE gene encoding nucleotide exchange factor GrpE, with amino-acid sequence MTPKERGEAVEEKVELSSKPDEAAGGRDGEEGSAVEDEARRLKEELDAMGRELDEMKNLYLRSCAELENYRKRVEKEKASHLLYANERLVKELLPVIDNLDRALAHSESEIDPAKGLESLRNGLRLTVKELEKVLDRFGLKAVKAVGERFDPTIHEAISHEESADNEAGTVIKEFQKGYMLNDRLVRPAIVAVAKEPRGDDEDS
- the dnaJ gene encoding molecular chaperone DnaJ, with amino-acid sequence MSEKDYYKILGVDRDATQEDIKRAFRRLVHEHHPDKHKGDPEAEERFKAINEAYETLKDPEKRARYDRFGFAGTGAGHREPGFGVDFQDFFGDVFADFFGAGRRRSAPRRGADLRYDLDITFEEAAFGAEKTIKVPRTVACATCGGSGARPGTAPARCATCEGKGQVRYQQGFFSISRPCSACGGTGSVITDPCRECRGSGKKRETHSLKVKIPGGVDTGSRLRLAGEGEYGERGGPPGDLYIVLNVLPHPIFKRQDDDILCEVPISFTQAALGAEIEVPTLEGPVRLKIPPGTQSGKTFRLASKGIASLHTGRRGDEHVVIRVETPTSLTERQRELLEEFAAISGEETTPLKKNFFSKVKEMFG
- the moaC gene encoding cyclic pyranopterin monophosphate synthase MoaC, with translation MGLTHIDERGKAKMVDVTAKDVTERRAVASCSVTMRPETLELVLANEMKKGDVLGVARIAGIMAAKRTDRIIPLCHPLNITSVDVDFRPDRDTSSIAVSATVKVASRTGVEMEALTAVSAAALTIYDMCKAVDKEMVISDIRLEEKSGGRSGEFRRRG
- a CDS encoding tetratricopeptide repeat protein encodes the protein MRAAPSRRREGAEAGRGAGRASLSLGGGALLAALAAMLLFTPARGAAEQYWSQSSARSLLASIIEELETKGPLDEVVSELEGFIASHPFSYVTDEAVIRAADIFREREEFDKASYYYERLLEYFPLSDFKLDALYGLAYCRYRDGRIKEARDLLDSVVASDEATLTRRVRAHILLRELDSLERYAALGKSAPPPRAIGALLPLKGDYAVFGEEALRGVLLAAGVFDGDGADVEIVVEELDGDPAGAVKAVRRLASDERVVALVGPLLSRTASVVGKAAQKAKIPVIELSQRKDVQKTGEYVFRNFMTPRQQAAAVARYAVRTLGLRRFAVLYPKNHYGRELAGYFKREVLSLGATVVGQMGYADRQTDFAEELKELFGVTVEERMEGRRHITEFTYAKEIDALYIPDYYDTVSIIAPYLAYYNIKDVQLLGSNGWNSPRLVELAGEYVEGAVFVDGFFAGTDRAQTLDFINGFTDTYGREPGIIGAHAYDAARMLLAAIEGGASSREEVRRRLLEGGGLDGATGDIVMGGDGEARKPLFLLTVKGRRIVEAPRPPAEPSGAEGRGAGGGGP
- the dksA gene encoding RNA polymerase-binding protein DksA, with product MDKNRLEKFRELLNGQLDSLLSEAGKAVSGMSASKDDNFPDPTDRASHETDRNFLLRVKDRERKLIAKIREALKRIDDGTYGVCELCGEEISEKRLEARPVTTYCIECKKEAEEEERQQKGVM